The Crocosphaera subtropica ATCC 51142 genome includes a window with the following:
- a CDS encoding RelA/SpoT domain-containing protein, translated as MTWIKPEYSKTQVGKAGDALIGKSDKLSFDEASEILSNWRGSHAFPLNNVQSSLRNKARTIDPDFLITQRLKRIVSIKNELERFSTMKLHRMQDIGGCRIILNSVDGVYKLVNDIKTSPSLDIQKIDDYITSPKESGYRSIHLISKYCGKKEEYKDLRIEIQIRSKIQHYWATAVETIDTFTKQQLKTGNGDDDWFTFFDYMSKAMDNLERKQNVSNKITREIKNYEKKLKVMEKLTVYSIMGEVLEESKSRNGFFLLILNPENNFLNIQFFRTKQINLATEEYIKTEKNSPESNVVLVEAKSIQDLKKGYPNYFADSEKFLKYLKKVIK; from the coding sequence ATGACATGGATTAAACCAGAATACTCTAAAACACAAGTAGGAAAAGCAGGTGATGCGTTAATAGGTAAATCAGACAAGTTAAGTTTCGATGAAGCCTCAGAAATTTTAAGTAATTGGCGAGGATCACACGCTTTCCCATTAAATAATGTACAAAGTTCACTAAGAAATAAAGCGAGAACTATCGACCCAGATTTTCTTATTACTCAAAGATTAAAACGAATAGTTTCAATTAAAAATGAACTGGAACGTTTTTCCACTATGAAATTACATCGAATGCAAGATATAGGAGGCTGTAGGATAATTTTGAATAGTGTTGATGGAGTTTATAAGTTAGTTAATGATATTAAAACATCACCCAGTTTAGATATACAGAAAATTGATGACTATATAACATCACCTAAAGAATCAGGATATAGAAGTATTCATTTAATATCTAAATATTGTGGGAAAAAGGAAGAATATAAAGATTTACGAATTGAAATTCAAATTAGAAGTAAAATTCAACATTACTGGGCAACTGCTGTAGAAACAATTGATACATTTACAAAACAACAATTAAAAACAGGTAATGGGGATGATGATTGGTTCACTTTTTTCGATTATATGAGTAAAGCGATGGACAATCTAGAAAGAAAACAAAATGTATCCAATAAAATTACTAGAGAAATTAAGAATTACGAAAAGAAACTAAAAGTAATGGAAAAGCTTACAGTTTATAGCATTATGGGAGAAGTGCTAGAAGAATCAAAAAGTAGAAATGGGTTTTTCCTCTTAATTTTAAACCCTGAAAATAATTTTCTCAACATACAATTTTTCCGAACGAAGCAAATTAATTTAGCTACAGAAGAATATATAAAAACGGAAAAAAATAGTCCCGAAAGTAATGTAGTTTTAGTAGAAGCAAAATCAATACAAGATTTAAAAAAAGGTTATCCTAATTACTTTGCTGACTCAGAAAAATTTTTAAAATACTTAAAAAAAGTTATAAAATAA